In one window of Nakamurella sp. PAMC28650 DNA:
- a CDS encoding carboxylesterase/lipase family protein has product MDPMVTVAQGQLRGHEKDGVRSFLGIPYADEPFGERRFAAPAPARAWSGIREATEFGATAPKPGYAPPIDALLPDPQVAGQGCLNLNVWTPQDAADLPVLVWIHGGAFVNGSGAVPIYDGTAFARDGVACVSINYRLGVDGFGAVTDAVPNRGLLDQVAALTWVRDNIAQFGGDPARVTIAGESAGAMSIGTLLSMPLAEGLFRRAILQSGAGHHTLTPATAERVIADVAHRLGVEPTASGLGSVPVADLVAAQAAVSESILTAPDPARWAEITVNLMAFEPIVDGDIVPQRPIDAIVGGASADIEVLVGSNLDEHALFLVPNGFAAMVDENLLRSMLPALGADAATLIDTYRSDRPDATPGELMTAIYTDWFFRLPAVRLAEARSALGLDTHSYEFAWRSPQFDGALGACHALEIGFTFDNLADPQGRPMTGNHPPQALADSMHAAWVSFIREGRPGWPPYGAERNVMRFDETNALVSDPRPAERSVWAGIR; this is encoded by the coding sequence ATGGATCCGATGGTCACCGTCGCACAGGGACAGCTGCGCGGGCACGAGAAGGACGGCGTGCGCTCGTTCCTCGGCATTCCCTACGCGGACGAGCCGTTCGGCGAACGGAGGTTCGCGGCACCTGCACCGGCGCGGGCCTGGAGCGGCATCCGGGAGGCCACCGAATTCGGGGCCACCGCACCCAAGCCCGGCTACGCCCCCCCGATCGACGCGCTCCTGCCGGATCCGCAGGTCGCCGGCCAGGGCTGCCTCAATCTCAACGTGTGGACGCCGCAGGATGCAGCCGACCTGCCGGTGCTCGTGTGGATCCACGGCGGTGCGTTCGTCAACGGCAGCGGGGCCGTCCCGATCTACGACGGCACCGCCTTCGCCCGGGATGGTGTGGCGTGCGTCAGCATCAACTACCGGCTCGGGGTGGACGGATTCGGAGCCGTCACCGATGCGGTGCCCAACCGCGGCCTGCTCGACCAGGTGGCCGCCCTCACCTGGGTCCGCGACAACATCGCACAGTTCGGCGGCGATCCCGCTCGTGTCACGATCGCCGGCGAGTCAGCGGGCGCGATGAGCATCGGCACGTTGCTGTCCATGCCCCTGGCCGAGGGATTGTTCCGGCGGGCGATCCTGCAGAGCGGGGCCGGGCACCACACACTCACGCCGGCCACCGCCGAACGGGTCATCGCAGACGTGGCGCACCGACTCGGCGTGGAGCCGACCGCGTCCGGCCTGGGTTCGGTCCCGGTCGCCGACCTCGTCGCCGCACAGGCGGCGGTCTCCGAGTCGATCCTCACCGCACCCGACCCGGCCCGGTGGGCCGAGATCACCGTCAACCTGATGGCGTTCGAGCCGATCGTGGACGGCGACATCGTGCCGCAGCGGCCGATCGACGCGATCGTCGGGGGAGCCTCCGCCGACATCGAGGTGCTCGTCGGGTCGAACCTCGACGAGCACGCGCTCTTCCTGGTGCCCAACGGATTCGCCGCGATGGTCGACGAGAACCTCCTGCGCTCGATGCTGCCCGCCCTCGGCGCAGACGCCGCGACCCTGATCGACACCTACCGGTCGGACCGACCGGATGCCACCCCGGGTGAGCTCATGACGGCGATCTACACCGACTGGTTCTTCCGGCTGCCGGCAGTCCGGCTCGCGGAGGCCAGGTCGGCGCTGGGGCTCGACACCCACAGCTACGAGTTCGCCTGGCGCAGCCCGCAGTTCGACGGTGCCCTGGGCGCCTGCCACGCACTCGAGATCGGCTTCACGTTCGACAACCTGGCCGATCCGCAGGGACGCCCGATGACGGGGAACCACCCTCCCCAGGCGCTGGCCGACTCGATGCACGCTGCCTGGGTGTCCTTCATCCGGGAGGGCCGGCCGGGTTGGCCCCCCTACGGCGCGGAGCGGAACGTCATGCGATTCGACGAGACCAACGCCCTGGTCAGCGATCCCAGGCCGGCCGAGCGCTCGGTCTGGGCCGGCATCCGGTAG